In one uncultured Methanobrevibacter sp. genomic region, the following are encoded:
- the iorA gene encoding indolepyruvate ferredoxin oxidoreductase subunit alpha — protein MNLKELIIGKPGEKQFLLGNEAAVRGVIEAGVSVAATYPGTPSSEIGNVLSVLAKEANIYFEFSTNEKVAMEVAATAAASGLRSFTFMKHVGMNVASDSFMTTAYSGVNGGMVILSADDPSLFSSQNEQDTRNYGRLANVPILEPSNCQEVKDMVKYAFDLSEQFKLPVIVRTTTRVSHMRGVVEFGDVADNSSDDVTHWKKGFFKKNPSQFVPVPAFAKDMHVELVEKMDKINKITNESKFNFESEFAQNKKYGVIASSSAYNYAYDVIRYNNLDVDVLKLGFSYPFPYDKVAEFVRNLDEVFIVEEVDPIIEKDTLVAIGKNNLNVVVHGKLDGTFPMYHEFNSDIVSNGFNKYLNFIDEKDNVHLDNLLKLEEDIPSRAPVLCAGCPHRSMYYGVNKALEELGIPLKDVVFASDIGCYTLGINPPYNAADYLLSMGSSVGDGCGFSIATNQKVISFIGDSTFFHSGISPLINAVHNKNNFILTVLDNRITAMTGGQPNPGIPVDGMGDDAPEISIRKLALACGCKYVRVINPLNLDQVIKTYKEALERDEVCVIIAKAPCTLIKGKSKKPPINYISSNCNGCNKCVNELACPAISKDGGKIAVDKSMCDGCGVCIQVCKYGALEAGRGE, from the coding sequence ATGAATTTAAAAGAATTAATAATAGGTAAACCTGGTGAAAAACAATTTTTATTAGGTAATGAAGCAGCTGTAAGGGGAGTTATAGAAGCTGGTGTTTCTGTTGCAGCTACTTATCCAGGTACTCCTTCATCAGAAATTGGAAATGTTTTATCTGTATTGGCTAAAGAGGCTAATATTTATTTTGAGTTTTCTACAAATGAAAAAGTTGCTATGGAGGTTGCAGCTACTGCAGCAGCATCTGGTTTACGTTCATTTACTTTCATGAAACATGTAGGTATGAATGTAGCTAGTGATTCATTTATGACAACTGCATATAGTGGAGTAAATGGTGGGATGGTTATTTTATCTGCGGATGATCCTTCACTTTTTTCATCTCAAAATGAACAGGATACTCGTAATTATGGGCGTTTAGCAAATGTTCCTATTTTAGAACCTTCTAATTGTCAAGAAGTTAAAGATATGGTTAAATATGCTTTTGATTTGTCTGAACAATTTAAATTACCAGTTATTGTAAGAACAACTACTCGTGTATCTCATATGAGGGGTGTTGTTGAATTTGGTGATGTTGCAGATAATTCTTCAGATGATGTTACTCATTGGAAAAAAGGATTTTTCAAGAAAAATCCATCACAGTTTGTTCCAGTTCCAGCATTTGCAAAAGATATGCATGTGGAATTAGTGGAAAAAATGGATAAAATTAATAAAATAACCAATGAATCTAAATTTAACTTTGAATCAGAATTTGCTCAAAATAAAAAATATGGTGTAATTGCTTCAAGCAGTGCTTATAATTATGCTTATGATGTAATTCGATATAATAATTTAGATGTTGATGTTTTAAAACTTGGATTTTCTTATCCTTTCCCTTATGATAAAGTAGCTGAATTTGTAAGAAATTTGGATGAAGTATTTATTGTAGAGGAAGTAGATCCAATTATAGAAAAAGATACATTAGTGGCTATTGGTAAAAATAATTTAAATGTTGTGGTTCATGGTAAATTAGATGGAACATTCCCTATGTATCATGAATTTAATTCAGATATTGTATCTAATGGTTTTAATAAATATTTAAATTTTATTGATGAAAAAGATAATGTTCATTTAGATAATTTACTTAAATTAGAAGAAGATATTCCATCTAGAGCTCCAGTGCTTTGTGCAGGCTGTCCACATAGGTCAATGTATTATGGGGTAAATAAAGCTTTAGAGGAATTAGGAATTCCACTTAAAGATGTTGTATTTGCATCAGATATTGGATGTTATACTTTGGGAATCAATCCACCATATAATGCAGCAGATTATTTATTATCTATGGGATCTAGTGTAGGTGATGGTTGTGGATTTTCAATAGCTACTAATCAAAAGGTTATTAGCTTCATTGGGGATTCAACATTTTTCCACAGTGGAATATCACCTTTAATAAATGCAGTTCATAATAAAAATAATTTTATTTTAACTGTTTTAGATAATAGAATTACTGCAATGACAGGTGGTCAACCAAATCCTGGAATTCCAGTTGATGGGATGGGTGATGATGCACCAGAAATATCCATACGTAAATTAGCATTAGCTTGTGGATGTAAATATGTTAGGGTAATTAATCCATTAAACTTGGACCAAGTAATTAAAACATATAAAGAAGCTTTAGAACGTGATGAAGTATGTGTAATTATAGCTAAAGCACCATGTACTTTAATTAAAGGCAAATCTAAAAAACCACCAATAAATTATATAAGTTCTAATTGTAATGGTTGTAATAAATGTGTAAATGAGCTTGCATGTCCAGCTATTTCAAAAGATGGTGGAAAAATCGCTGTTGATAAATCAATGTGTGATGGTTGTGGTGTTTGTATCCAAGTTTGTAAATATGGTGCACTAGAAGCTGGAAGAGGTGAATAA
- a CDS encoding indolepyruvate oxidoreductase subunit beta has product MDNHYNIYICGVGGQGIIKTSVIIGEAAMNQGLNVVMSEIHGMSQRGGSVSTELKIGDYNSSIIPEHGADMLLSFEPIETIRGLDKVNDDTKIVFNTHPIVPASADKPYPSVNNITNILKENFNHVLPIDGTELALNAGNVLSLNMVLLGAVTADDKFPLSKDSVIEAMKNNLKPKFHELNLNAIESGYNWIKG; this is encoded by the coding sequence ATGGATAATCATTATAATATTTATATTTGTGGTGTTGGAGGACAAGGGATTATTAAAACCTCTGTAATTATTGGTGAAGCTGCAATGAATCAAGGTTTGAATGTAGTTATGAGTGAAATTCATGGTATGTCTCAAAGAGGAGGTTCTGTGTCTACTGAATTAAAAATAGGTGATTATAATAGTTCAATTATTCCAGAACATGGTGCTGATATGTTACTTTCATTTGAACCTATTGAAACTATAAGAGGTTTAGACAAAGTGAATGATGATACAAAAATAGTGTTTAATACACATCCTATTGTTCCTGCTTCAGCAGATAAACCTTATCCAAGTGTAAATAATATTACTAATATTTTAAAAGAAAATTTTAATCATGTTCTTCCAATTGATGGGACTGAATTAGCATTAAATGCTGGAAATGTTTTATCATTGAACATGGTTTTATTGGGGGCAGTAACTGCTGATGATAAGTTTCCACTTTCCAAAGACTCTGTTATTGAGGCTATGAAAAATAATCTAAAACCTAAATTCCATGAATTAAACTTAAATGCTATTGAAAGTGGTTATAATTGGATTAAAGGTTAA
- a CDS encoding amino acid-binding protein — MVVKQISVFIENKEGRMKKAINALAQENINIRALSIADTTKYGILRLIVSDNKKAIETLEKDGFIVKENDVIIVAVPDEPNGLNSTLAIFDEKGINLDYLYAFVSSKTEKAIVVMRLKNMDDAIALLKDSDADILEKEDIEDL; from the coding sequence ATGGTAGTAAAACAAATATCAGTATTTATAGAAAATAAAGAAGGAAGGATGAAAAAAGCTATTAATGCATTAGCTCAAGAAAACATAAACATTCGTGCTCTTTCAATAGCTGATACAACCAAATATGGAATTTTAAGATTGATTGTTTCAGATAACAAAAAAGCTATTGAAACTTTAGAAAAAGATGGATTCATTGTAAAAGAAAATGATGTGATTATTGTAGCAGTTCCCGATGAACCAAACGGATTAAATTCCACATTAGCTATATTTGATGAAAAAGGTATAAACTTAGATTATCTTTATGCATTTGTAAGTTCAAAAACAGAAAAAGCTATTGTAGTAATGAGATTAAAAAATATGGATGATGCAATTGCTCTATTAAAAGACAGTGATGCAGATATTCTTGAAAAAGAAGACATAGAAGATTTATAA